In a single window of the Micromonospora inositola genome:
- a CDS encoding SWIM zinc finger family protein encodes MTTPDGNASGRFAEFGPPRRVEGGLRARSTRGAIGQSWWSRRFLEVLESFALGTRLTRGRAYARRGQVLRLDIAPGLVTAAVQGSRPDPYPVRIELAAYPVELWARIEAELAGQAFFSARLLAGDLPTELEELFAGAGAPLFPSTVDELTQRCGCPDFAVPCKHLAATFYLLAEAFDADPFQLLHWRGRSRAELLDRLRMLRAAAGETGTPETVTGGAHVATARSGPDPAGPATSRPSTPTAGPAPTGRSTAAGAARVLGALPAASPADPVDRFWVAPVPVPDRPPTLATAPDLLLRQLGPPGPAIGGPGLVERLRRAYRDLGRPRSDLPTTGSAEATPTDRSGSARSQPAPSESPHQTGVRQQHHGADRAGQSPGQHGHRRQ; translated from the coding sequence GTGACCACCCCGGACGGGAACGCGAGCGGGCGGTTCGCCGAGTTCGGGCCGCCGCGCCGGGTGGAGGGCGGCCTGCGGGCGCGCAGCACCCGGGGCGCGATCGGGCAGTCCTGGTGGTCTCGCCGGTTCCTGGAGGTGCTGGAGTCCTTCGCCCTCGGCACCCGGCTCACCCGGGGCCGGGCGTACGCGCGCCGCGGTCAGGTGCTCCGGCTGGACATCGCCCCCGGGCTGGTCACCGCCGCCGTGCAGGGCTCCCGGCCCGACCCGTACCCGGTGCGGATCGAGCTGGCCGCCTATCCGGTCGAGCTGTGGGCCCGCATCGAGGCGGAACTCGCCGGGCAGGCGTTCTTCAGCGCCCGGCTCCTCGCCGGCGACCTCCCGACCGAGCTGGAGGAGCTGTTCGCCGGGGCGGGCGCGCCGCTCTTCCCGTCCACCGTGGACGAGTTGACCCAGCGCTGCGGCTGCCCCGACTTCGCGGTGCCGTGCAAGCATCTCGCGGCCACCTTCTACCTGCTCGCCGAGGCTTTCGACGCCGACCCGTTCCAGCTCCTGCACTGGCGCGGCCGCAGTCGGGCCGAGCTGCTCGACCGGCTCCGTATGCTGCGTGCCGCCGCCGGCGAAACCGGTACGCCGGAGACGGTGACCGGTGGGGCCCACGTGGCCACGGCACGGTCCGGTCCGGACCCGGCCGGGCCGGCGACGAGCCGCCCGTCCACCCCGACGGCCGGTCCGGCGCCGACCGGACGGTCGACGGCGGCCGGGGCGGCCCGGGTGCTCGGCGCCCTGCCCGCGGCGTCGCCGGCCGACCCGGTCGACCGGTTCTGGGTGGCGCCGGTGCCGGTGCCCGACCGGCCACCGACCCTCGCGACCGCCCCCGACCTGCTGCTGCGCCAGCTCGGCCCGCCCGGGCCGGCCATCGGCGGCCCGGGGCTGGTCGAACGGCTGCGCCGGGCCTACCGGGACCTCGGCCGGCCCCGGTCGGACCTGCCCACCACCGGCTCTGCGGAGGCGACGCCCACCGACCGGTCGGGGTCGGCGCGGTCACAGCCAGCGCCGTCGGAATCGCCACATCAGACCGGCGTTCGCCAGCAGCACCACGGCGCAGATCGCGCCGGCCAGTCGCCCGGCCAGCACGGTCATCGCCGGCAGTGA
- a CDS encoding DUF3040 domain-containing protein, with amino-acid sequence MLSKEDQRRFEQITRQLRESDPQFFARLDHRARARRGRYLMLLTIVLWASLPAMTVLAGRLAGAICAVVLLANAGLMWRFRRRWL; translated from the coding sequence ATGCTCAGCAAAGAGGATCAGCGCAGGTTCGAGCAGATCACCCGCCAGCTGCGGGAGAGCGATCCGCAGTTCTTCGCCCGGCTCGACCATCGGGCGCGCGCCCGCCGGGGCCGGTACCTCATGCTGTTGACGATCGTGCTGTGGGCCTCACTGCCGGCGATGACCGTGCTGGCCGGGCGACTGGCCGGCGCGATCTGCGCCGTGGTGCTGCTGGCGAACGCCGGTCTGATGTGGCGATTCCGACGGCGCTGGCTGTGA
- a CDS encoding DUF1800 domain-containing protein — MADQNVPPRRPRDDRGWDGRQHPTSDGYRDLDHATTYAPAAGYGGPAGYRRATTTLPGQGSQWVGPDGFGRQGHAPAPGAGLPNLDDDGEPGRRGRRRALAALGGAAVVAGGAALAMTPQVRGLFRDDPVAGDATGTVVTDGTAARPSGQQPSTVRTYTEQNESYMGSRAGAALKRNSPTGGRVFDGPAAAAAATRVTVKTVLAKDPVRHLASRATFGATPKVLADIKRLGIDGWLRRQLDPEKIAPTRAELKLAELPTLKLTPQQLRDQRDQLNERGAQPEREMIDGTIARQIWSDRQLFEVMVDFWNDFLHVAAEFDGGEVYRNSFDRDVVRAHALGSYPEMLIAANKHPALLLYLNQVDSRKDAVNENLARENLELYSVGVDGGYTEKDVRQAAMLQTGRGVADGKYVFHPERHYVGRVKILGFSHPNSSADPKVADRVIDQYIAYLALHASTARYVARSLATRFVSDTPPKSLVDRLAKTYAANKGLIKPVLMTLFSSSEFWAAVGQKVRRPMEYLVATYRTLGVRPEASPGFQGDNRRTPYAQGLRQIQDKMRELGQYPMGKPTPDGYADVYVAWTSAGTMVDGWNEAGELLGGWRKQFTYTAPEKLVARPPATAGAYVDELAERLVHQKLSGKEKALILGVAGVPATTKVDATFNGAVAAVARTILASPQHHLR; from the coding sequence ATGGCCGACCAGAATGTGCCACCACGTCGACCCCGGGACGACCGCGGGTGGGACGGGCGACAGCACCCCACCTCGGACGGGTACCGCGACCTGGACCACGCGACGACGTACGCCCCCGCCGCCGGCTACGGCGGACCCGCCGGGTACCGCCGTGCCACCACGACCCTCCCCGGCCAGGGATCGCAGTGGGTCGGCCCGGACGGCTTCGGCCGCCAGGGTCACGCCCCGGCGCCCGGCGCGGGACTGCCCAACCTGGACGATGACGGCGAGCCGGGTCGCCGCGGTCGGCGGCGCGCCCTCGCCGCGCTCGGCGGCGCGGCGGTCGTCGCCGGCGGGGCCGCCCTCGCCATGACCCCCCAGGTGCGCGGGCTGTTCCGGGACGACCCGGTGGCCGGCGACGCCACCGGCACCGTGGTCACCGACGGCACCGCCGCCCGGCCCAGCGGGCAGCAGCCGAGCACAGTGCGCACCTACACCGAGCAGAACGAGAGCTACATGGGCTCCCGGGCCGGCGCGGCGCTGAAGCGGAACTCCCCGACCGGCGGCCGGGTCTTCGACGGCCCGGCGGCCGCCGCCGCGGCGACCCGGGTGACCGTGAAGACCGTGCTCGCCAAGGACCCGGTCCGGCACCTGGCCAGCCGGGCCACTTTCGGCGCCACCCCGAAGGTGCTGGCCGACATCAAGCGGCTCGGCATCGACGGCTGGCTGCGCCGGCAGCTCGACCCGGAGAAGATCGCCCCGACCAGGGCCGAGCTGAAGCTCGCCGAGCTGCCCACCCTGAAGCTGACCCCGCAGCAGCTGCGCGACCAGCGGGACCAGCTCAACGAGCGGGGCGCCCAGCCGGAGCGGGAGATGATCGACGGGACCATCGCCCGGCAGATCTGGTCCGACCGGCAGCTCTTCGAGGTGATGGTCGACTTCTGGAACGACTTCCTGCACGTCGCCGCCGAGTTCGACGGCGGTGAGGTCTACCGCAACTCGTTCGACCGGGACGTCGTCCGGGCCCACGCCCTGGGCAGCTACCCGGAGATGCTGATCGCCGCGAACAAGCACCCGGCGCTGCTGCTCTACCTGAATCAGGTCGACTCCCGCAAGGACGCGGTCAACGAGAACCTGGCCCGGGAGAACCTGGAGCTGTACTCGGTCGGCGTCGACGGCGGGTACACCGAGAAGGACGTCCGGCAGGCCGCGATGCTGCAGACCGGCCGGGGCGTCGCCGACGGGAAGTACGTCTTCCACCCGGAGCGGCACTACGTGGGCAGGGTGAAGATCCTCGGCTTCAGCCACCCGAACAGCTCGGCGGACCCGAAGGTCGCCGACCGGGTGATCGACCAGTACATCGCCTACCTCGCGCTGCACGCGTCGACGGCCCGGTACGTGGCCCGCAGCCTGGCCACCCGGTTCGTCTCGGACACCCCGCCCAAGTCCCTGGTGGACCGCCTGGCCAAGACTTACGCGGCGAACAAGGGCCTGATCAAGCCGGTGCTGATGACGCTCTTCAGCTCGTCGGAGTTCTGGGCCGCGGTGGGCCAGAAGGTGCGCCGGCCGATGGAGTACCTGGTCGCCACCTACCGGACCCTCGGGGTCCGGCCGGAGGCGTCGCCCGGTTTCCAGGGCGACAACCGGCGCACCCCGTACGCGCAGGGCCTGCGGCAGATCCAGGACAAGATGCGCGAGCTGGGCCAGTACCCGATGGGCAAGCCCACCCCGGACGGCTACGCGGACGTCTACGTCGCCTGGACCTCGGCCGGCACCATGGTCGACGGCTGGAACGAGGCCGGCGAGCTGCTCGGCGGCTGGCGCAAGCAGTTCACCTACACCGCGCCGGAGAAGCTGGTGGCGCGCCCGCCGGCCACCGCCGGGGCGTACGTGGACGAGCTGGCCGAGCGGCTGGTGCACCAGAAGCTGAGCGGCAAGGAGAAGGCACTGATCCTCGGCGTCGCCGGAGTCCCGGCGACCACGAAGGTCGACGCCACGTTCAACGGGGCCGTCGCCGCCGTCGCGCGGACGATCCTCGCTTCCCCCCAGCACCACCTCCGGTGA
- a CDS encoding DUF1501 domain-containing protein, whose product MEKTVYSYPLHPECPDLRRLADNPAEALLRAEVDIVAAENAAEADRYRRLEELEEAQQDGRGVTRRTFVAGAAATATALATAQFVTTSASFAATRTGTLIHVFLYGGLDGLSLVAPADDPVLGKARPDLLLGNDSLALGRGFKLTSAFAPLEKWLRAGQLGFVPAVSDPRLSRSHFQAADACNLGGLPGETGGRGWLDSLVDALGKGTAFRSVGIGSTLPRSLVGVNGALSLTSVGELRLNGDEKYRAATERAIRGLFTGINHPVEEAVIEGMGALATAQKLAAKPYQAAAGVKYEGVGYAFQQLAQLIKGGANVRVATVGMGGYDTHENQGTQDGGNLWRRLNELAAAMAAFFTDLGDRAADVTIMVSSEFGRRVGSNGGGTDHGHGGVVTILSGRKLAGSLLGRWNGLNDLDSGDVPEYNNMFNVYGSVAQGRFRLTTAEVDKVFPRQKYVPMKLYA is encoded by the coding sequence ATGGAGAAGACCGTGTACTCGTATCCCCTGCACCCCGAATGCCCGGACCTGCGGCGGCTGGCCGACAACCCGGCCGAGGCGCTGCTGCGCGCGGAGGTCGACATCGTCGCGGCGGAGAACGCCGCCGAGGCGGACCGCTACCGACGGCTGGAGGAGCTGGAGGAGGCCCAGCAGGACGGGCGCGGCGTCACCCGGCGCACCTTCGTCGCCGGGGCCGCCGCCACCGCCACCGCGCTGGCCACCGCCCAGTTCGTCACCACCTCGGCGTCCTTCGCGGCGACCAGGACGGGCACCCTGATCCACGTCTTCCTCTACGGCGGGCTGGACGGGCTGAGCCTGGTCGCCCCGGCCGACGACCCGGTCCTCGGCAAGGCCCGGCCGGACCTGCTGCTCGGCAACGACTCGCTGGCCCTGGGCCGCGGCTTCAAGCTGACCAGCGCCTTCGCCCCGCTGGAGAAGTGGCTCAGGGCCGGGCAACTCGGCTTCGTCCCGGCGGTCTCCGACCCCCGGCTGTCCCGCAGCCACTTCCAGGCCGCCGACGCCTGCAACCTGGGCGGCCTGCCGGGCGAGACCGGTGGCCGGGGCTGGCTGGACAGCCTGGTCGACGCGCTCGGCAAGGGCACCGCGTTCCGCAGCGTGGGCATCGGCAGCACGCTGCCCCGGTCGCTGGTCGGCGTCAACGGCGCGCTCTCCCTGACCAGCGTCGGTGAGCTGCGGCTCAACGGCGACGAGAAGTACCGGGCCGCCACCGAGAGGGCGATCCGCGGGCTGTTCACGGGGATCAACCACCCGGTGGAGGAGGCGGTCATCGAGGGGATGGGCGCGCTGGCCACCGCCCAGAAGCTCGCCGCCAAGCCGTACCAGGCCGCCGCCGGGGTGAAGTACGAGGGCGTCGGGTACGCGTTCCAGCAGCTCGCCCAGCTGATCAAGGGCGGGGCGAACGTGCGGGTCGCTACCGTCGGCATGGGCGGCTACGACACCCACGAGAACCAGGGCACCCAGGACGGCGGGAACCTGTGGCGGCGGCTCAACGAGCTGGCCGCCGCGATGGCCGCGTTCTTCACCGACCTCGGCGACCGTGCCGCCGACGTGACGATCATGGTGTCCAGCGAGTTCGGCCGCCGGGTCGGGTCCAACGGCGGCGGCACCGACCACGGGCACGGTGGGGTGGTGACGATCCTGTCCGGGCGTAAGCTCGCCGGGTCGCTGCTCGGCAGGTGGAACGGGTTGAACGATCTGGACTCGGGCGACGTACCCGAGTACAACAACATGTTCAACGTCTACGGGTCCGTGGCCCAGGGCCGGTTCCGCCTCACCACGGCGGAAGTGGACAAGGTCTTCCCCCGGCAGAAATACGTACCCATGAAGTTGTACGCGTGA
- a CDS encoding ferredoxin reductase family protein: MTYQDTCAAGRRTGTSPEYGGRSAAPVPPPPALPRRGAGGRRALVALFWLGLVAAVLPWWLDTPAGSFAGTTDDLTAAGRITGLVAGYLLLVQVAMMSRLGVLERWVGGERLSRLHRDVGATLLVAVLAHLSLIVVAYAGLEEKSILGEVGSLLRDYEDMVSAFVAAGIMVLVGFTGIRAVRTVLPYEFWYHLHLTSYAALLLGFGHQFSNGAQLYEPGPVRTGWIAAYLLVLAALIWGRVVAPLHFNLRHRLRVADVVAESPDTISIYLTGRRLNQIDMLGGQYFRWRFLNVGGWWQSHPFSLSAAANGRWLRLTVKVVGGHTADLRDLRPGTLVWAEGPSGTFTAAHRTRERALLIAGGSGIAPLRAMLEELPPGAALIYRARTPADVLLHPELDWLAQARRTSVWYVIGSRDDPGPRQVMSPEGLRRLVPDVTRRDVYLCGPAGLVDEAVRVLRRAGVPRRQIHLATFEL, translated from the coding sequence GTGACATATCAGGACACCTGCGCCGCCGGCCGCCGTACCGGGACCTCCCCGGAGTACGGCGGCCGTTCGGCTGCCCCCGTACCCCCGCCGCCGGCGCTGCCCCGCCGGGGGGCCGGCGGCCGGCGGGCCCTGGTGGCCCTGTTCTGGCTCGGCCTGGTGGCCGCGGTGCTGCCCTGGTGGCTGGACACCCCGGCCGGTTCCTTCGCCGGCACCACCGACGACCTCACCGCGGCCGGCCGGATCACCGGCCTGGTCGCCGGCTACCTGCTGCTGGTCCAGGTGGCGATGATGAGCCGGCTCGGCGTGCTGGAACGCTGGGTCGGCGGGGAGCGGCTGTCCCGCCTGCACCGGGACGTCGGCGCCACCCTGCTCGTCGCGGTGCTCGCCCACCTCTCGCTGATCGTGGTCGCCTACGCCGGCCTGGAGGAGAAGTCTATCCTCGGTGAGGTCGGCTCGCTGCTGCGCGACTACGAGGACATGGTCTCCGCGTTCGTGGCCGCCGGCATCATGGTGCTGGTTGGGTTCACCGGCATCCGGGCGGTCCGCACCGTCCTGCCCTACGAGTTCTGGTACCACCTGCACCTGACCAGCTACGCCGCCCTGCTGCTCGGCTTCGGCCACCAGTTCAGCAACGGCGCCCAGCTCTACGAGCCCGGGCCGGTCCGCACCGGCTGGATCGCCGCGTACCTCCTGGTCCTCGCCGCGCTGATCTGGGGTCGGGTGGTGGCCCCGTTGCACTTCAACCTGCGGCACCGGCTGCGGGTCGCGGACGTGGTGGCGGAGAGCCCCGACACCATCTCGATCTACCTGACCGGTCGCCGGCTGAACCAGATCGACATGCTCGGCGGGCAGTACTTCCGTTGGCGTTTCCTCAACGTCGGCGGCTGGTGGCAGTCCCACCCGTTCTCGCTCTCCGCCGCGGCCAACGGCCGCTGGCTCCGGCTGACCGTGAAGGTCGTCGGTGGGCACACCGCCGACCTGCGTGACCTCCGACCGGGCACCCTGGTCTGGGCGGAGGGCCCGTCGGGCACCTTCACCGCCGCCCACCGCACCCGGGAACGCGCCCTGCTGATCGCCGGCGGCAGCGGCATCGCCCCGCTGCGGGCGATGCTGGAGGAGCTGCCGCCGGGCGCCGCGCTGATCTACCGCGCCCGCACCCCGGCCGACGTGTTGCTCCATCCGGAGCTGGACTGGCTGGCCCAGGCCCGGCGGACCTCCGTCTGGTACGTCATCGGCTCCCGCGACGATCCCGGCCCCCGCCAGGTGATGAGCCCGGAGGGACTGCGCCGGCTGGTGCCGGACGTGACCCGCCGCGACGTCTACCTCTGCGGGCCCGCCGGGCTGGTCGACGAGGCGGTCCGGGTGCTGCGCCGCGCCGGCGTCCCCCGCCGGCAGATCCACCTGGCCACCTTCGAGCTGTAG
- a CDS encoding FMN-binding protein, which translates to MRRAVLAITGLAASTAALVVLKGSPGASQVAQDLPADQASVAPGASGPAPGVTPTPGSASGPAPSVPPSAGASRTPGTKKTDTTARATTAAPRTTTTAPRPSTRTVTGPSVTYKYGSLQVRITLSGTRIVDATAVGMPVGGQSGLRSDDVQARYSGTSGEVVAKQSANLDTVSGATYTSTAYRQSLQAAIDKA; encoded by the coding sequence ATGCGTCGCGCCGTCCTCGCGATCACCGGCCTGGCCGCCAGCACCGCCGCGCTGGTGGTGCTCAAGGGTTCCCCGGGCGCCAGCCAGGTCGCTCAGGACCTGCCCGCCGACCAGGCGTCCGTGGCGCCGGGCGCGTCCGGGCCCGCGCCCGGAGTGACCCCGACCCCCGGCTCCGCCTCCGGCCCGGCCCCTTCGGTCCCGCCCAGCGCCGGGGCCAGCCGCACCCCGGGCACGAAGAAGACCGACACCACCGCCAGGGCGACCACGGCCGCGCCCCGGACCACCACCACCGCGCCCAGGCCGAGCACCCGTACCGTGACCGGGCCGTCGGTCACCTACAAGTACGGCTCCCTGCAGGTGCGGATCACCCTGAGCGGGACCCGGATCGTCGACGCCACCGCCGTCGGCATGCCGGTGGGCGGGCAGTCGGGCCTGCGCAGCGACGACGTGCAGGCCCGCTACAGCGGCACTTCGGGGGAGGTGGTGGCGAAGCAGAGCGCCAACCTGGACACCGTCTCCGGGGCCACCTACACCAGCACCGCATACCGGCAGTCGCTCCAGGCCGCGATCGACAAGGCCTGA
- a CDS encoding FAD:protein FMN transferase translates to MGTAISLDLADDLPAATLHQLAEETFRWLREVDARFSTYREDSEVCRFDRGELPLAEASADLRAVLERCADLWDATDGFFDAYVTGRLDPSGYVKGWSAQVASDRLLAAGAPNHCVNAGGDVRVRGHSATGEPWRIGVRHPWDPSATCLVLSGTDLAVATSGVYERGQHVLDPRRGAPAPGLRSVTVVGADLGVADAYATAAVAMGRSGIGWLDRLPDHGHAVVTDDARLLHSTRLSLVD, encoded by the coding sequence ATGGGTACGGCGATCAGCCTGGACCTGGCCGACGACCTGCCTGCCGCGACCCTGCACCAGCTGGCCGAGGAGACCTTCCGTTGGCTCCGGGAGGTCGACGCCCGGTTCAGCACCTACCGGGAGGACAGCGAGGTGTGCCGGTTCGACCGGGGTGAGCTGCCGCTCGCCGAGGCGTCGGCGGACCTGCGGGCGGTGCTGGAGCGGTGCGCCGACCTCTGGGACGCCACCGACGGCTTCTTCGACGCGTACGTCACCGGGCGGCTGGATCCCTCCGGCTACGTGAAGGGCTGGTCGGCGCAGGTCGCCTCGGACCGGCTGCTCGCCGCCGGCGCGCCCAACCACTGCGTCAACGCCGGCGGCGACGTGCGGGTACGCGGCCACTCCGCGACCGGCGAGCCGTGGCGGATCGGCGTCCGGCACCCGTGGGACCCGTCGGCCACCTGCCTGGTGCTCAGCGGCACTGACCTGGCGGTGGCCACCTCGGGGGTGTACGAGCGCGGTCAGCACGTGCTGGACCCCCGCCGGGGCGCCCCCGCCCCGGGCCTGCGCTCGGTCACCGTGGTCGGCGCGGACCTCGGGGTCGCCGACGCGTACGCCACCGCCGCCGTGGCGATGGGCCGGTCCGGGATCGGCTGGCTGGACCGCCTCCCGGACCACGGGCACGCGGTGGTCACCGACGACGCCCGCCTCCTCCACTCCACCCGCCTGTCCCTCGTCGACTGA
- a CDS encoding bifunctional DNA primase/polymerase, giving the protein MWGNVGPGVAHLSLLERVRLRRVAVRYAGHGWAVTPGACLANSRFVCGRAGCPTVGCHPALENWEQAATADPARVVTWWRSRPHGVLLPTGRSFDVLEVSAHLGRHVLDAVATHPAGFGVRGPVLVTPTGRWMFLVRPADPLRPELEHCFHVVRHGPGSWIPAPPTRLPEGVVRWAVAPEQARWQLPDSYLVQNALIDALRAAGVTLASDLLPGQLPLPRRGW; this is encoded by the coding sequence ATGTGGGGGAATGTCGGACCGGGCGTCGCTCACCTGTCGCTCCTGGAGCGGGTCCGGCTGCGCCGGGTCGCGGTCCGCTACGCCGGGCACGGCTGGGCGGTGACCCCCGGCGCCTGCCTCGCCAACAGCCGCTTCGTCTGCGGCCGGGCGGGCTGTCCCACGGTCGGCTGCCACCCGGCGCTGGAGAACTGGGAACAGGCGGCGACCGCCGACCCGGCCCGGGTGGTCACCTGGTGGCGCAGCCGCCCGCACGGGGTGCTGCTCCCCACCGGACGCTCCTTCGACGTGCTGGAGGTCTCCGCCCACCTCGGCCGCCACGTGCTGGACGCCGTCGCGACCCACCCCGCCGGCTTCGGAGTACGCGGGCCGGTCCTGGTCACCCCCACCGGCCGGTGGATGTTCCTGGTCCGCCCCGCCGACCCGCTCCGGCCCGAGCTGGAACACTGCTTCCACGTGGTCCGGCACGGCCCGGGCTCGTGGATCCCGGCGCCGCCGACCCGGCTGCCGGAGGGCGTCGTCCGCTGGGCCGTCGCCCCCGAACAGGCCCGCTGGCAGCTGCCCGACTCCTACCTGGTGCAGAACGCGCTGATCGACGCGTTACGGGCGGCCGGGGTGACGCTCGCCTCCGACCTGCTCCCCGGCCAACTACCGCTGCCGCGCCGCGGCTGGTGA
- a CDS encoding helix-turn-helix domain-containing protein, whose product MDELPIGRRVAYWRGRRKMSQQVFADRLGKSKSWVDKVERGVRRLDKFSVLYEIADILQVDVQLLLGKDPERRTDALNCIDQVEVEEIRAALERYDSMSAYFDAAPYPPPLADMRKAVNHAWLTYQYGRYGMLTRALPKLLRDAQAADAGYGGDQARESAHLLGQVYQIASSVLRKLGECDLAWLAADRSMAVAQRADDQLLAGIATTRVCNALVAMGRARPALELNVNIANRLAPGGGNDASPGRLSVYGMLLLQGAMAAARIGDSATVDDLLTGAQEAATLLGGDQNHYWTSFGPTNLELHRAAAAVELGDGGRAVEIHHAIAEPAFNALLPERRAHHLLDIARGYAQLGDVANAGEMLLRGDRLAPSEIRCRPIAHEVMADVLRRTRGTPPPPIAELAEHMGVGV is encoded by the coding sequence ATGGACGAACTACCCATAGGCCGACGGGTGGCATATTGGCGCGGCCGGCGCAAGATGTCCCAGCAGGTCTTCGCCGACCGGCTCGGCAAGTCCAAGAGCTGGGTGGACAAGGTCGAGCGCGGCGTCCGGCGGCTGGACAAGTTCTCCGTCCTCTACGAGATCGCCGACATCCTCCAGGTCGACGTCCAACTGCTGCTCGGCAAGGACCCGGAGCGGCGTACCGACGCGTTGAACTGCATCGACCAGGTCGAGGTCGAGGAGATCCGGGCCGCGCTGGAGCGGTACGACTCGATGAGCGCCTACTTCGACGCCGCCCCGTACCCGCCGCCGCTGGCCGACATGCGCAAGGCGGTCAACCACGCCTGGCTCACCTACCAGTACGGCCGCTACGGGATGCTCACCCGCGCCCTGCCGAAGCTGCTGCGCGACGCCCAGGCGGCCGACGCCGGCTACGGCGGCGACCAGGCCCGGGAGTCGGCCCACCTGCTCGGGCAGGTCTACCAGATCGCCTCCTCGGTGCTGCGCAAGCTCGGCGAGTGCGACCTGGCCTGGCTGGCCGCGGACCGTTCGATGGCGGTCGCCCAGCGGGCTGACGACCAACTGCTGGCCGGCATCGCCACCACCCGGGTCTGCAACGCGCTGGTCGCCATGGGCCGGGCCCGGCCGGCGCTCGAACTCAACGTCAACATCGCCAACCGGCTCGCCCCGGGCGGCGGCAACGACGCCTCCCCGGGCCGGCTCTCCGTCTACGGCATGCTGCTGCTTCAGGGCGCGATGGCTGCCGCCCGGATCGGCGACTCCGCCACGGTGGACGACCTGCTCACCGGCGCGCAGGAGGCGGCGACGCTGCTCGGCGGCGACCAGAACCACTACTGGACCTCGTTCGGCCCGACCAACCTGGAGCTGCACCGGGCCGCCGCCGCGGTGGAGCTGGGCGACGGCGGGCGGGCGGTGGAGATCCACCACGCCATCGCCGAGCCGGCGTTCAACGCGCTGCTGCCCGAGCGGCGGGCGCACCACCTGCTGGACATCGCCCGGGGTTACGCGCAGCTCGGCGACGTGGCGAACGCGGGGGAGATGCTGCTGCGCGGCGACCGGCTGGCGCCGTCCGAGATCCGCTGCCGGCCGATCGCCCACGAGGTGATGGCGGACGTCCTCCGTCGCACCCGGGGTACGCCGCCTCCGCCGATCGCGGAGTTGGCTGAGCACATGGGAGTCGGGGTATGA
- a CDS encoding flavoprotein, whose amino-acid sequence MNGPRSSDGRREVLYVIACGSPLARHVGRLVELAQQDGWDVCVVTTPDGAKFVDRTALARQTGHPVRTHYKNPGDPDVLPAADAMLVCPATVNTVNKWAVGITDTLALGLLIEGQGLGLPIAAVPYTNMAMAAHPAFRASLGRLREWGVAVVFGDHVVPLHPPGTGERHLDAFPWAAGLAALRGVRRPVAPVG is encoded by the coding sequence ATGAACGGTCCGCGCAGCAGCGACGGGCGCCGCGAGGTGCTCTACGTCATCGCCTGCGGTTCGCCGCTGGCTCGGCACGTGGGTCGGCTGGTCGAGCTGGCCCAGCAGGACGGGTGGGACGTCTGCGTGGTCACCACGCCGGACGGCGCGAAGTTCGTGGACCGGACCGCGCTGGCCCGGCAGACCGGTCATCCGGTCCGCACCCACTACAAGAACCCGGGCGATCCCGACGTGCTGCCGGCGGCGGACGCGATGCTGGTCTGCCCGGCGACGGTCAACACGGTCAACAAGTGGGCGGTAGGGATCACCGACACCCTCGCCCTCGGGCTGTTGATCGAGGGCCAGGGACTCGGGTTGCCGATCGCCGCGGTGCCGTACACGAACATGGCGATGGCCGCCCATCCGGCGTTCCGGGCCAGCCTCGGTCGGCTGCGGGAGTGGGGGGTGGCGGTGGTCTTCGGCGACCACGTCGTACCGCTGCACCCGCCCGGCACCGGGGAGCGCCATCTGGACGCCTTTCCGTGGGCCGCCGGCCTGGCGGCGCTGCGCGGCGTGCGCCGTCCGGTCGCCCCGGTCGGCTGA